The genomic window AGTAAAAGagttaaaagtataaaaaaaaaaactagagttTCTCTCTTTAATTCTCTTATAAGGCTACATTGTATTTATCTCCAATATCATCAAAATATTCTCTAGATCATAAAAGATCACGACCGAAACCTAAATTAATCGAAGGTGGAGCTGAGAAAAGTTGGAAAAAGTTGTATGTTTTGACAGATgagcccaaaaaaaaaaaattgggtcttTGAAGGTAAACTCCCAAATATAAGTAAACGCGTGCGAGGTTACACGATTTCAGTGAGCTTGACCGAGTTAACTTGGTgtaaaatccttttttttttcacgagTTTACTAAAAATCCAGTTTACATCTGATATTTAACATATATTTTCTAtacctaaaaatgtaaaatcttGACAACAATGCTTCAAGTGAAAAATTTAGTTAAATGATTTCTCTTAAATGTCATTTTAACTATTtcataattttgttaaaaaaaaattggatcataattttttttaaaaaaatatctaagaagaaactattttaaataccttttcataaaaataataattttgagatatatcttttttaaaatatgtgatttttAATAAGTTAAAAGATTTTTAATAAGTTAAAACCTCTAATATCAATATTTAAGTTATTAAATATCAAAATCActctttaatttataaaatcatcaatttaagatgacttttattatttttaattatattattataaaaattatattttttttcttaaaaaaacttTCTTAATGTTAAAATAAACTTGCCCTGTGACTTCTCTATTAGTTACAGGGCACTTCATGACAACTTTTCCAAAATAGAAAGCCAAATCTGTGCAGGTCTTGCAATGGGTGCAAAAATTGCATCATTTGTTGTGAGAGTTGACCTTCTAAACGACTGAAATTACTTACTGTATTCTTACTATGATATTTTGACAACAGGCAACAGCTTCTAATATATGCATAACCAACCAGatatccaacaaaaaaaaatgcccTATAACAAACAATCATCACTGggtgttaaattatttttgttgttttaatatatttcttCAGACTTTTATAATGGTGCCATTTGGAAAAAGTGGGTCACGCTAAAGTTATGTGATGATTAGATTGTTGTCACCTTGTGAATGTCACATACTGAGTCCCACCGCCGGCTATGCCTTGCCCATGAGATGAGCTACTCAAATTTGTCCAAAACCattaaatagaaattattaaggactaaattttaattaaatctgaacttcattattttatattctaaaataaagatccaaacttttgtatatatcaatttttaagaACTAAATTGCTGCATATACGGTATACTATTTCCGGCATTTAAAATTAGATCAAGTCTCTATGTTGTAAGGCAGTCCGGAGTCTGGTGCTACGAGTCTCACATCGAATATATTAAAGTGTTCGATGTGTACTTAACCCATAAAGCTCTCTCACCTATTGGATTAGTGTTTTAGGTGGGACACTTTAACAATTTGTGTTTTGATTGAGCTGGGCCACATAAAATGCTACCTATAAGTTGGATTAAGTTGTTCCACCAAATACTGATATGTGAGTGAAATGGTCGTAATGGCTATTAGACTAGTGTTGATAGAGTGAAAGCTAATGTGAACCTCATAACGTCAGCTCTTAAAGGACGTGATAATGTTAGAAGTCTCATATCGACTATCGAGTATGTCAAAGTGTTCGATGTGATATTTAAGCTATGAGACTCTACCACTTATTAGACTAGTTTTTGAATTGAACTCTTATCATGTGTTAAGTCCTAATACATGGATTGTTTAGTCTCTCTTTCACTCTTCACAGcttgttgtattttttgttaaaaaattccCAAGAGAATGAATACTTATGTTAACTTACGTACCTTCTTCAacctcttcaaaaaaaaaaacttacgtACCTTCAAACTCAGGCGTATATTGGGGTCTTGGTTTTCTCCTTTCAAAATAAATGCGTACAACGATTGCGATGGCAACAATAAGCAGTATGCCGGCCACAACTACTACAACGATAGCGATGACCGTTCTTAATTTCCTTCTGTTTCCTGACCAAAGAAATCAGAATGGAGCATCATGCACAATTTTATAAGACAATCTTGCATTTCATCTTCTAATCATCGCGATGATTCGTTTCAACAATCTGACATTTGATTATTATCAACTTAAAATAAAGAcatgttttagaaaataaaaagacaatattttcacaaaaatgCACACCTTTCGCAGTTGTAGGAGGAAGTGCATGAGCATTAACAATTGTTTCTGAAGGCTGTGGCCGTGGCTGTGGTGCTGGCGACCCTGCATTTTTAACTCCTCTTAAGGATTTAAAAAATGGAATGATATCATATCTAACTGAACAACTTGGTCCAAGATACAAACAACCTTTCCTATCTTCACAGATGCTTGAAAAACCTTGGGAGACAGGATCCAAACATCTAGTACAATCTTGCTTTGTCAAATCTGGTGTACACTGTACCAGACCATATATAGTCTCATTACTACTTGATTTATCAATTACTTTAACACTCTTTTCGGCAAACTTCATACGCGAGTCACCATCCGCAGCCTTGTTTTTAAGTTCATCCAACAAGACATTAAGTCTTTGCCTAAATGCATCATCGACCACTGTCTTGGGTTCGATGTTGTAAAAATAACTGGTTTTAGTTTCCATCACGCCAAAAATTTGATGGTCTGAATAGCGTAAGATGCACGAGTCGTAGTAACCAATTGCTTCTTTTTGTATTGGACATCGATCTGTGAGAAGTGCTGCGGAAGTTGTTAGGCAACCAAGGCAATCAACTGGTTCTATATCACCTCGACAGAGTCCAATTGCGTATACTTTGTCAGATATATTGCCGTACGAGAAATTGAAGAAACCGTAGTCTATTGTTTTGTTggaatatatttgttgtaataCGGTGTTACGGTTGTTCTTGTAGGCACTGCTATCGGAGAAGTTTCCACGATCTTGGTTACATTCATGGTAGCGGAAAACTAGTTGAGCATCGGCATTGGATTTTAGTGTGATAAAAAAAGGAATTAGAAGGGACAGCAGAAGCCAGATGGAAGAAATCATAGTACTGGAAGAATGAAGTTTTTTGCAGGGAAGTTTTAGAATTAATGGAGAAAGTAAACAACAATTAAAGGGCTAAGATCCattagttaaaatttaaaaacattgTTCAAGttgagtataaaaaaaatctttggcCAAGTCTATGtcttgttgtttttgtttggtACCTCTcccaaataaataattaagattcTACATTAcagtattattatattttttttacggaaataAACTTAATGCATTTCAATTATAAACTTATTACATTGCAACTGAAACAAAccactaaataaaaaataaactataggCAAAATATCACTAAATACATTATgttacaaaatttgaaatagaGAGTAATAAAGTCTGAAAAGCCAAATCCAACTGAAGACAGAATTCAGTTGGTTATAAAAGATTTTCACAATCACTTAATTCATctattattattgattaatCTGTAGCTGATCCTTGAGTTGGTTGACTTCCTGATCCTGAATCAGTTGACTTTGTGGGATCTGAATATTGCTCATTTAAGTGTATAGATAATGCCCTTTTGGGTTGCATTAAAAATGGAGGTTCAGAAGGCTCAGAAAGTGGGAAAGTGGTGCTATTAAGCATCAGTAAAACCGAACTCATATTTGGTCGCACAACTATATCTTCTTGAACACAAAGTAATCCAACATGGATGCATCTCAATTTTTCATTCTTATTAAAACCTTGGTGTAATATAGGATCTACAATGTCTAAACTTGTCCCTGCCTTCCAATTTTTCCATACCTGCAAGAATTTGCTCAATTGATCATAacaataaaaatcaatatttacAATCAAAATTTTTTAATTGGGAAATGTCTATAACACTTACAATGCCTAATAGATCCTCTATATTCTCCCCATCTTGAATCTCAGTGTTTCTTTGGCCGCaaataatttctaaaatgaTTACGCCAAAACTGAATACATCTGATTTGACTGAGAATTGTCCATGTTTAATATACTCTGGTGCCATATATCCACTGTATGACAAAACAATTAGGTcaataatcaaatataaaatgtCACTCCATCTTCTTGATCGATATAAAATTCTTATTTGGAAATGATGAATAACTCATTAGTTCAAGCATTTCGTAATACTTACTAAGTTCCAATGACGGTCTTTGTCATGCCATGAGTTTGATTTGGATCAAACAATCTTGCAATGCCAAAATCCGTAATTTTTGGATTCATCTCTTCATCTAGCAGAATGTTACTTGTTTTGAGATCACGATGAACAATTTGTAATCGAGAATCTTCATGAAGATAAAGAAGACCACGAGCAATAtcttttatgattttgaaaCGTCTTTCCCAATTTAAACTTGCACGCTTGATTGGATCTACATGATTATCCGAGCCAAAATTATGAAGATATAACAATTTATAACTTAAGTTGTTCAACATATATCTCTTTTATTTCATCATAGAAAAGTAAAGGTAAGGTTGGagaaaatattgtaatttaCCAAATATGATATAATCAAGACTTTTATTGGAGACAAACTCATATATCAGTagtctttcttttctttgtaagcAGAAACCTAGTAGCTTAACCAAATTTCGATGTTGAAGTTTCCCCGTCAGCAATACTTCGTTCTTAAATTCGGTTTCTCCTTGCTCAGAATTGTTAGCCAATCTTTTGATGGCAATATCTTGTCCATTAGAGAGCGTAccctaaaattataattaatttttagtgtATATAACTCTAACAAAAGTATCATGATATATGCATGTATATGTCGCAATTATAAGAAAAGGTGAATTTTTTTAAACCTTGTAAACAGAACCAAATCCACCTTGACCAAGCTTATTTGCATCAGAGAAGTTGCTTGTAGCTAATCTGATGGTTGCAAAGTCAAATTGCAACAAATCCCCAACTTTAAGGTCATTACCAGCTTCAACTTCTTCCTCTTCAACATCATCaacttcatcttcatttttctcTGGGCCTATGTATTTGTTTCCACAAATATATTGGTTAAGTTTCCACAATTATATTCGTTAATATTATGACATACAATATGATGATATTGAGTTATTAAATTAAGAGAAGACTTATATTgacttgcttttttttttggagacaTATTGACTTgcttttaaaaagcaaaaagttgGATAAAAACACAAGAGAAGACTTATGTTGACTTACCTTCAATTTCAGCCGTGTATTCGGGTTTTGGTTTTCGCTTTCGCAAACAAATCCATGAACCCACCAATAGTATGCCAGCCACAACTATTGCTACAGCGATAGCGATTGTCGTTCTTATTTTCGTGCTCTTTCCTAATCCAGAAATAATAGTTAGTTAGgcataatcaaataaataaattattgttcttggccttaaaaaaaaatgactagttttttttttttggtaaaaaaagaTTACTAGTTTATGTTAGTTTTCAAATGGTAGTTCCTATTTTATTCCACAACAATAACATGCCTTATATAGGCAACCCGGGCAGCTAGCTAACACAATGCTTAATACAATGCTTTGAGCATTAAGCCTAACAAACTACCGACAAACACAATGCTTAAAGCATCAGCCGGAACAATTTAAACAGCTTATaaacaaattgaaaatcatttgacgTGTTATTGAGACACACAAAGATTAatgatattcaataaaaattcataaacagttaatcttgatgggttagaataacatattaaattattttcaattttttaaaaaaattatatggataatctatatgatataaactttcaatgtaaccgtgaattttgtaaaatttgtattcgtcaTAGAGTTATCGACAAGTGATGCACCGTGCACCACTTCAACTCTTGTTAGAAAAAACCAATTATTGTACCTTTACTCGTAGATGTGTTGATGGAGATAGCAGAAGTTGAAGATTTAGGGGAAAGTGCAGGAGTAAGTGCTTGAGAAGGCTGTGGTGCTGGACCTGCTGGTGAATCTGTATTGTTCATGACTATGGACTCAAAGAAAGGAGTGATATCATATCTAACAGAACAACTTGGTCCAAGATACAAACAACCTTTCATTTGTTTACACCAATATGAAAATTGTCCCAAAGCTGTATCCAAACAATTAGTACAGTTGTCCTTAGACAAATCTGGTGTACACTGAACCAAACCATATATAGTCTCATTTCTATTACTACTACCTTCATCATTTACTTTAACACTCTTTTCAGCAAACTTATGTTGGGAGTCACCATCCGCGGCCGCGCTTTTAAGTTCATCCAACAAGACATTAAGTGTTTGATTAAACAAATCATCCACCACTGTCTTGGTTTCAATATTATAAACGTAACCTGTTTCGGTTTTCATGACACCAAACAGCGAATTGTTTGAATAACGTAAGGTGCATAAATCGTAGTAACCAATTGCTTCTTTCTGTATTGGACATCGTTCGGTTAGAAGTACAGCGGAGGTTCTCAAGCATTCACGGCAGTCGGCTGGATTAACATCACCTCTGCATAAACCGATTGCGTTTACTCTGTCAGGTTCTTCGCCATACGAGACATTGTAGAAACCGTAGTTTATTTCTTTGTTGGAATATATTTGTGCCAAAACGTTGTCACGGTTGTTCTGGTAGATACTACCTTGGGTGAAGTTTCCGAGATTTTGGTTACATGTGTGGTAGCGGAAAACTAGTTGGTCATTTGCTTCAGAATTTAGTGTGAAAAACAGAGGAAGAAGTGAAAACAGAGTCCATTGCCAAGAAAGCATAGTGCTCTCTCCTCTAGAATTGGTTGAGTTAAGTTGTTATGCAAATTTTCTAGGaaactataatatatataatgtagAAAGAAAGTATTTCCACCTTTGTCAATTATAAGTAGtaacattttactttttagCTTTATTGAGTAAAATGTAGTAAGAAAGTAATTCCTCCtacaaatataaaaagtaatttttgtttataattgacTGGAGGGAGTAGCTACCATTATTTATAGTTTTGGGCCCGTTTGgtttagcttatttttaagcttatgcaaataacttatataatttttatgtattattataagtttgtcaaggtagtttatgataaaataacttataaaaacataattttcactagtgtgaacttataaaataacataaaacctaatttatattgcataagcagtttgcataagctcaaaaataagttaatccaaacggggcCTTGGTAGATATAGCAACTATTAGGGCTTTGCCCCTctttttgtacccaaaaaaaaaagatatagcgactattattttgtttataattttggtTGTGCATCGCTTGCAActatgttttaaattttatagactagatacattaaatatacaatgaacttaaaaagtgtatttttgcttataaagtgttataaagagagtatgtgagtttagctcaattggcagggacatcgcactatatgtacAGAGCTGAGGTTCAAACCTCAGATACTTCACTTATTTagctttaaggtggattttctagccactatattatttaaaaaatcctTATAtgtacttttaatttaattaattattgtagTCAATGTAGTCTACGCTGCATGACTCATTCCAAGTTAGAAAGCCCACAAAGCCATCATTCTGGTGAAATATGCATAAAGTTGGAATGTGGAGTGTAGTCTACGCTGCATGACTCATTCCAAGTTGAAATATGCATGCATAAAGTTTCGTTTTCTTACCATCTTTCACCGAAAACAAAATTCACAATgagtttgatttgttaaaaatcATCATTCTAAAATTGTAATTTGAATACAGTGTAAATTTATCTCGGTCCGTAACCGTAAGAACATTATATTATACATGTAATAGTCAAAGTTTGAACTGCgaacactttatttatttactcccttcgtgatattttataagtaaattttacttttttaggttcattacaTAATTAATTTATCTGGATATTTATTAAGGActa from Trifolium pratense cultivar HEN17-A07 linkage group LG1, ARS_RC_1.1, whole genome shotgun sequence includes these protein-coding regions:
- the LOC123882259 gene encoding cysteine-rich receptor-like protein kinase 10 isoform X1 gives rise to the protein MLSWQWTLFSLLPLFFTLNSEANDQLVFRYHTCNQNLGNFTQGSIYQNNRDNVLAQIYSNKEINYGFYNVSYGEEPDRVNAIGLCRGDVNPADCRECLRTSAVLLTERCPIQKEAIGYYDLCTLRYSNNSLFGVMKTETGYVYNIETKTVVDDLFNQTLNVLLDELKSAAADGDSQHKFAEKSVKVNDEGSSNRNETIYGLVQCTPDLSKDNCTNCLDTALGQFSYWCKQMKGCLYLGPSCSVRYDITPFFESIVMNNTDSPAGPAPQPSQALTPALSPKSSTSAISINTSTSKGKSTKIRTTIAIAVAIVVAGILLVGSWICLRKRKPKPEYTAEIEGPEKNEDEVDDVEEEEVEAGNDLKVGDLLQFDFATIRLATSNFSDANKLGQGGFGSVYKGTLSNGQDIAIKRLANNSEQGETEFKNEVLLTGKLQHRNLVKLLGFCLQRKERLLIYEFVSNKSLDYIIFDPIKRASLNWERRFKIIKDIARGLLYLHEDSRLQIVHRDLKTSNILLDEEMNPKITDFGIARLFDPNQTHGMTKTVIGTYGYMAPEYIKHGQFSVKSDVFSFGVIILEIICGQRNTEIQDGENIEDLLGIVWKNWKAGTSLDIVDPILHQGFNKNEKLRCIHVGLLCVQEDIVVRPNMSSVLLMLNSTTFPLSEPSEPPFLMQPKRALSIHLNEQYSDPTKSTDSGSGSQLTQGSTSKSSAIVK
- the LOC123882259 gene encoding cysteine-rich receptor-like protein kinase 10 isoform X2, which translates into the protein MLSWQWTLFSLLPLFFTLNSEANDQLVFRYHTCNQNLGNFTQGSIYQNNRDNVLAQIYSNKEINYGFYNVSYGEEPDRVNAIGLCRGDVNPADCRECLRTSAVLLTERCPIQKEAIGYYDLCTLRYSNNSLFGVMKTETGYVYNIETKTVVDDLFNQTLNVLLDELKSAAADGDSQHKFAEKSVKVNDEGSSNRNETIYGLVQCTPDLSKDNCTNCLDTALGQFSYWCKQMKGCLYLGPSCSVRYDITPFFESIVMNNTDSPAGPAPQPSQALTPALSPKSSTSAISINTSTSKGKSTKIRTTIAIAVAIVVAGILLVGSWICLRKRKPKPEYTAEIEGPEKNEDEVDDVEEEEVEAGNDLKVGDLLQFDFATIRLATSNFSDANKLGQGGFGSVYKGTLSNGQDIAIKRLANNSEQGETEFKNEVLLTGKLQHRNLVKLLGFCLQRKERLLIYEFVSNKSLDYIIFDPIKRASLNWERRFKIIKDIARGLLYLHEDSRLQIVHRDLKTSNILLDEEMNPKITDFGIARLFDPNQTHGMTKTVIGTYGYMAPEYIKHGQFSVKSDVFSFGVIILEIICGQRNTEIQDGENIEDLLGIVWKNWKAGTSLDIVDPILHQGFNKNEKLRCIHVGLLCVQEDIVVRPNMSSVLLMLNSTTFPLSEPSEPPFLMQPKRALSIHLNEQYSDPTKSTDSGSGSQPTQGSATD